The Neoasaia chiangmaiensis sequence GCCAGCCGAAAGCGGATGGGATTGTTCTCGACAACAGAAACGATGATAATATTCGCACTTCCGCCATTACGTTGGAAAATGTTTCGATTTCTGGATTTCGCCGCGGATTGACGTTTGGCAGTCATGTCTACGTTTTCGGTCTTTCCCATGTCCAGATCCATAACAGTGCGACAGGCTTGTATACGATCCCCAATGCGGTGGATGCAGGAGAGCGCATTACCCTGGAAGATGTCAACGTTTTCAATAATGCTCTGGGTGTGGATGACGAAGGCGGCATGGAACTGGACTGGCTCGGGTCGCGTCTGGATTACAACACAATGACTGCGGTGATATCAGGCCTGTGGAGCTTCGACGGGCATATTGAGATTTCTCCGCCGCACACTCCTCCGATCCGGCTTCATGCCCTTGTCGGTCAGCCGGCGGGCTCACTTTTCATGACAGCCGGGTCCTTCGTGATCGTCAGTCAGTCCGACGGAAAGGCAAGCAGCGACTATTGGGTTCAGAGCGACAGTCCATACAGTGCGATCCAGTTTCCCGCTCACACTTATGGCGTACGCGGAAAGATCGCTGTCATGAACGGTCCCGCTCCCGTTTACGGGCCGGCCTTGCCAGCGTTCACCCCGAACTGACCCTGTCGAGCGCGAGTGTTTAGTCCCGGGATTTGATGGTGCATTCTTTTCGCCAGAATGGAAGAGGCACTATGAGCCACGGGAGCGCCACGACGACAGCGACAGCCCGTCGAGCAATACAGGATAGTCAAGCGATCCTGAGAACGTTGGCCGAGCGTTACGGCATCAGTCCCAAGAGGGTCGCGAAATGGGAAAAGCGTTCCGACGTATTGGATCCCGCTCATCCGGTAGCGTCGCCTTCGAGGCGGTTGACGTTCTCAAGTTCCTGCTGGGCACTCTGACAAGGCTTAAGGCGATCATTGATACGCACAAGGAAATGGCCACGTCTCAAGTGTTACGTGCCTTGTTTGATACGTTGCCTCGTGAACTGGACGATGCCTTTTTCGAGAAACGCATGGTTATCTACACGAACTCAGCCGACCCCCGATGCTCTTCATCGCGAAACTGGGCGGCAGAAACAAGGCAGTGGATTATGTTTTGCGCAAGTCACTGCCACCGCAAGATAGCTGGCTTACTTACGCATTTGCCTCTCGCTCCGAAGGATATAGCTACCGACCCAGTGCGTGATGAGGCGGGAGCAGGGGTGTTGAGCGACATCCGGAATCGCGCACCCAATTGCGCTGCGGATGCGCTGGCGCTGCATTGGTACAAATCTACCCCGGTAAATGGATCGTTACTGTCCGACAGAGCCGATATCCAAGCGTCAGCGTGATCTGGCCCGCAAAAATGAACGTCTTCCTTTGGAGGGCCGGATTCTGCGGGAGAGGAGGGAAATTCGGGAAAAGCTATCCGGTTCTTCGTGAGCCAAAAGCCATAAGCAGGCGATAACGAAGATACTGCGGCAATAAGCTTGTGCGCACTCAGATTCGACTTCGAATATAAATAAAAACTGTTTATCTTTAAGTATAAGAATATAGATCGGAAAAGTAGATCGTGCCTCCGGCAATTTATGTTTTTTCGCCTTGGCTAAAGCCAGGAATAATCATGCTGTCAATCATGCCATGCCGATAAATGCCAAATCATCGATTTAGGAGTTTCAGAAGCAATGTTTCTCAGACGTTCAACTGAGGAGAAGCTGCGAATTCAATAAAGCCGCGCAGGTATTGAATCTCTTCATCAGATTCGCGTCGACCAAGAAAAATCTGTTTCGCGATGCCGTTTCTGCCAAGTTTCAAAGGATAAAGCTCAAACCGCGAGGCATATTCCTCCACCAGCCAGCGTGGTAGCGCAGCGATGCCCCTGCCGTGCGTGACCATTACCAGCATGATATCGGTCGTTTCTATCTGCTTTTGCTGTCGGGGGGCAATGCCTGCTGGTTGCAGAAATTGCGTGTAGATATCAAGGCGTTCGGATGAAACAGGATAGGTAATAAGTGTTTCGCCGGTAAGCTGCTCCGGCAAGACGAACCCCGCATCGCGCAGGGGATGTTGAGGCCCGACAACCAGCACGAGTTCATAATCGAACACCGGCGTGAATTTCAGTCCGGGCTTATACAGCGGATCGGGTGTTACCAGAATGTCGATTTCATTGCTGAACAGTGCTCCAATTCCGCCGAATTGAAACTTCTGCCGCACATCCACATCGACCTTGGGCCAATGTTCCAGATAAGGTGAGACCACTTTCAGAAGCCACTGATAGCAGGGGTGGCATTCCATACCGATGCGAAGTGTGCCGCGTTCCCCATTGCCGAACTGTTCAAGCCGGTTTTCCGCAAGTTCGAACTGGGGAAGCAAACGGTTCGCGAGCGACAGCAGCCATTCGCCTGCCTGAGTGAGAGCGAGGGATCGTCCCTCCCGACGCCATATTTCTACCCCAAACTGATTTTCGATCTTGCGAATGGCGTGGCTGAGGGCTGGCTGGGTCAGGTTCAGACGCACCCCGGCAGCCGTCAAGGAGCCTTCCCGTGCGACTTCCTGAATGATCGTCAGATGACTGCGCTCCAGAATGCCCATTTCTTACTCACCAATGCACCGAATTTATACAGATATGAAAACTTATCATTTCTGCTCATTTCGATGAAGCCATCCCTTGGTGGCTCGTCATGATTCTCCCGGATGTCTGTCTATGAAGCTTCTACTCACGACGTATTTCGGCCAATTTCGTGAAAACATCTCGCTGGTTGCCAATCTTCCGGTGGCCGGCGTGCATTTCGACGCCGTCAATGCTCATGACGAAGTGGCCGAAGTCATCCGCACCAGTCCGGCGGACCGTGTGGTCTCCCTTGGTGTGATCGATGGGCGAAACATCTGGAAGACCGATCTTGAAAAGACGCTCGACTGGCTCGAGCCGGTCGCAAAGTGCCTCGGAGACCGTCTGTGGATCGCGCCATCCTTACTCTTTGTTGCATGTTTCCGTCGATCTGACGGGCGAAGAGAAGATGGACGCGGAAATACGCTCTTGGCTGGCCTTCGCCGTCCAGAAACTCTCGGAAATCAAGGTTCTGGCCATCGCCCTGCGTCAAGGGCGCAGCGCAGTTGCGGATGAGCTCGCTGACAACCGTATCGCGCTCGACTCTCGTCGCAACTCGCCTCGTGTGAACAATCCGGACTGTGGCCTCAAGACACGACAGTGGAGTGAAGTCATTCCGGCACTTACCAACATAGTCAGCGCGGCGCGCGAATTGCGCAAGCAGTCTGGCTGATGCGCCGTCATGATTTGAACGACACAGGGCGCGGTATGCAGCCCGCTCTGAAGCCTGTTAAAAGAAACCATTGGCCAGACCAGACAATCAGACACGTTGCGCAACAGGAATGATGGCATCGAACGCGTCGGTGAAGCGGTTCGAAGGTTGGGGCAACCAACTGTCTGCACCCAATCTGATGGCGTCATGTTGCAGGGGCGGAATTTCAGCCTGCTTCAATCCCAGGCGCACGACACATTCCACATCGTCATCGATGAATGTTCGAACCAGACATGTCAGAAGTTCATGGCAGGATCCTTGCGGCAGAAAAGAACGATAGCTTGCCAGTGAGAGTGGTCCGATCCGGATTTCAATGCGGGCGTTCATGTCCCACATCTTTGCGCCAATCACCGTATCGATACCAAGTTGGCAAAACTGGCCCGCGCCTGCGCCCGGAAGACGCGATTGCTGATCCGCGGGCACACCGGTCCAGTGACCCGAGAATTGATTGATCGTGACCGGCGCGCCTGTCCACTCTTCCAATAATGTGCGGAGACGTTCCGCCGAGCGCGGACGTGTGGCGATAAGGCCGGAAAAGTAAAGGAGATAACTTGGATTGATGCCGGCCCGAAGCGCTTCGTTACGGCTGGTAAATCCCATCAGCGCAAATAATGCATGTGCGATAGGCCGCTCACTGTTTTCCAATGTATCGGAGCCCGCAATGCTCCGTGCCGTATATTTGGTTCCAGCTTCTGCGAACTGCACCCTCGGCCGTTGGGCAAGCATATCGAGGAAGGCACTCAGCGCATTCGAACGAGCGCGATGCTGTTCATCGACCAGGGCGCCGTAGGGGCGCGGAAGAACACCGTCGTGACCGGTAAGTCCACCGAAACCGGTCACGACCCTGAATGTGCCGTCCGGCAAGGCATCGACACTGACAATGTCGCTTGTCGGTGTCGCCAATCCTGCTGGCGTATGGAAGCGAATCACATCAGAAAGGGGGCGATTGCCCGCAACCTGCTCAAGAACGGCCATGGCTGCGTCGAACGAGAAATGCTGTGGCGTGGCGAGCAGGTGCTCCAGCGCGACGTCAGCGGAAGTCGTGGAGGTGGCTGGCGGCGGGATAGACATTGCGATCAGAGAATTCGGCGATGACCCGCGCGGGGCGGGAACGAAACGATGGGATCGGGCCGCCCCGTGAGCCGGACGGTCGTTCGCACGAAATTATTCGTTGCGACGTGGAGCGCGAGAAAGCGGTCAAGCATGCCGGCCAACAGATATAGCCCATGCTCGAACCATCCGGTTTCGTCGAATGTGAGGATAACCTCCAGCCCTCGACACCAGCCAACTTTCATGCCGTCCGAAAGGCGGGCGACGGTTGGACGGGACGTGACATTGATCAGACTCGCAATCGCTGACCGTGTTTCTTCGGAATGACGAGCGTCGTAGAGTGTCAGAAGGTCACGCAGCGCACCCGCCGCGCTTTCGCCGCCGGTCAGGCTAAGGTGGTTGAGGGTCAGATGCGTGATGAGCGCCCATGCGCTGCGCTCGCGTTGACGGCGTCGCCAACCTTGTGTCGGTGGCGTAAGGCACGTCACGCGCGTGATGCTGCCGAGACCGCGTTCCGGCACGAACTGCGGTGCGCCCCCGCCGAATGGGAGGCGCGCCGGAAGATCGCCGTCACTTATCGTGGCATCGACGGAGAGAAGCCGGTCGCGCGTTTCCTCATCGGTCCAGCCAGGCTCGACCGGGACAAGCCGTGTCTCGATACGGTCGCCGATCGGCGAGACGCGGCGTACGAGCGTGTATTCTCCCGCCGGCTTGCGCTCCTCGTTCGGCAGGTGGCGATAGAGAGGCTGCCATGATCGGCTGTTACCGTCGCTATGGATTTCACGAACCGCGTCGATCTGCCAGATTTCTGTCGACGTGTTTCCGCTGCGTGGCGGATCGATTGGGTAACTCGTCTGCCAGTGTGTCAGGCGGATCGGTTCACAGGCACTTTCGTAAAGATTGACGAGTGGCGCGCAATTCAATCGCAAGGCATCGGCATGCAGGCTCCGCGCCAGCCCGGGCATCAACGTATCGAAATAGACGAATAGCGTCAGTTCGGCGCGCGTTTCCACCACCGTGCGCGCGTCCAGTCCGCTGATGACGACAGCAAGAAATTTTTCCGGAAATGCGAAATATTCGGTGAGCAGGCGGAAGCCGCTGAATGAGCGTCGAGGCCATGGATAAAGGGCGTCGTCCTCCGCGAAGCCACAGGGTGAAATATTCTGTGGGGATATTATTGTCGGACGATCGTCGTTCGGCCCGGCGGAAAGAGCAATGCCAATGGCATGGGCGCACATGAGTTGATGCAGTGCCGAGGATTGCTCCGGTGGGGCATGGATGAAAAACTTGAGTGCTTCCGGGGCGATATCGGCAAACTGTGCTTCCGGATTGGCCAGCGTCAGCCGCACGCTCAGAACACTCTGCGCGCGGCGTGAGGCCGGATGAACCGGCGCTTCGAATGGGACCGCCTGCATGCGGGTGTCATGCGCGCGGATCGGCCATATATCGGTTGGCGCCGCCGTCCGGAAACGACATGTTGCACCGTCGGGAAGCGAAGTCTGCACGGGCGTATTTCTCGGAATGGGGATGGCCGTGCGGGCGTCCGACATTCCTTCGAATTGAACCAGACATGCGGAGGGGAGGGGGGCAAGATAATGCGGGTAGAGAATATCGAGCAGCGTGTCGGTAAGTTCGGGATAATCGTCATCCAGACGTTGCTGCACACGGCCTGTCAGAAAAGCGACGCCTTCGAGCAGTCGCTCGACATGTGGATCGTCCACGGTGTCGCGTGACAGACGCAAGCGGCCGGCAATCTTCGGGTGGGTCTGCGCGAACGTATCCGCAAGTGTGCGAAGGGCATCGAGTTCACGCTGATAGGCGTCGATGAAATCTTCAGCCATGGTGTCCCTATGTTTCGCGAACGGCTTGCACGGAGATCGGCTGGCCGGGTGGCAGGATCGCTGTGCTGTATCTGACGAACTCGGGCTGGGGATCGACCAGAAGGATGCCCTCTATGTGCAGACGGATCACCGCGCTCAACGGTGCATCGTCTGGCAGCAGGGTAACACGGATATCGGTCAGTCGCGGATCGAAGCGGTGAATGGTGGCCTCGACATCCGCCCGGATGCGTTCACGTTCTTCCTCGTTTGAAAGAACGCGCGCCGTGACATCCGCGATGCCGAAGCCGAGCGGAGATGTTTCCAGCATCGCCTGATGTGGCTTCAAGACGATCCAGGGACGCGTAGCGTTCAGAAGCGCCTCGAGATCACGGCGTAATGCGGCGCGCATCTGCTTTTGCGTACGAACCTCCGAATGTGGCGGATCGGCAGACCGGTCCGGGTGTTCGTCCAGCAGCCGATCGAGCACCGAGAGCGATGCTGGCGCGTGATGTCGCGCGCGCATTTACCCGAACGACAATTCTGAGACCTGCAGGACGCCCAATGCATCGTCGCCTGCAAGGAAAACACGCTGTCCACTGCCGCGGACAGGGCCGTCGCCGGTTGCCCAGTCCGTCTCCCGGCCAAGGCGCAACGCGGTGGTCGCGCCAGCCGGATAATAAAGCGAAGGGAGGTAGACATCGCCTTCCGGGCCGTTGCGCACGACGACCGAAGCACGACGCCAGAACAGATCGCGGGGGCGGCGGGGCGGATGAAACATGATTTCCACGAAAGCTTCTGTCGGAATCCAGAAACATTTTCCGGTCGTCGTCAGCACTTCAAGCGAGCCGCACAGAATGTCGTCAGCATCACGAAAATCGTCGAACACGTTGTCGATACCGTCCTGAACGCTTCGGCCTGCCACGCGGGGGCGGGCAGCCTCCGCGGCTTCTGCCGCCTGAGTTGCCTCTTCCCTGTCGCCATTGCGCAGCGCGGCCAGCGCACGGAGGGATTCTCGCTGGCTGTCCGTGGGCGCACCGATGAATTCGGGCGCCGCGCCGTCGTCCAATATGGCGCGGCGCTGCATTTCCGCACGGAGAAGCTGACGGAACTCCGCGGCAACCAGCCCCATGTCGGGATTGATCGACGTCAGCGCACTCGCCAGCGTTTCGGCACGCTGTAGATCGCTGGCGAACAGACTGTATTCTGCAAGAAGCAGACGTGGCGCAGCATCCGAGGGCGCAGCCTTTACCGCAGCAGTCGCGGCGGCGATGGCACCATCAAGATCGCCCTGGCGGAACAGGTCATCGGCGGACAGAGGCGTCGTCATCGGGTTGGCTCCAGTGAACTATGGTTTGTGCTACCTCCGGCACGGTCCGGAGACGCGAGATTGGTGACAAGTCGGAATGTCGTCGAGATATCGTCAAGCTGGTAATGCGGTTGGAGATGGATCACGCATCCATAATGACCTGGCTGCCCTTCCCGTGCGTGGACGCTGACCCGGCTGGACAAGAGAGGATATCGTGCGCGGCTCTCTCCGGAAGACAGGCTGCTGGCATTGGTGTATCGCCCCAGCCAATCCTGAAGTTCGCGCTCGATTTCTCCCGGGGTCGGCAATCGGCCGATCATGTCGCGGCCCAGCATCTTGATGTGATGAGCAAAACGACAGACGCAGAGCAGTGAGACGATATCGGCGGAAATGCGACGGTTGGCGTGTCCGGGCTCGGGCTGGCGCGGCGCGGTCGGGCGCGCCTGAAGACTGCGGGTCGACGCGAACGCGGCACCACCGAAGGGCAGCGTGTTCAGCGGCATGAAGCCTGTCTCGATCAACGCCTGACATTGCCGATCGGTAAAACCAAGTTCCGTTGGCGCTCGGGCAATCCGGGTTCTCGCACCGAAGCGGAAGGGATCTTTCACAGTATCCGCCACGAAACTGCCTGTCTGTCGGCCGGGTGTCACGCCGCGTACGTCGGCCGGCCAACGATAAGTCCGTTGAGCACGCAGGACATTGCGCGCAAACGCATATCCTGCTGTGTGCCAACATATATCCGTGGCATCGGGCGCATATTCCTCGTGCCGCAAACGGTTGTTGTCGCGCGCCCAGCGGGGACGGGCGCGTAGATGCGGCAGGGTCAGGCACAGAAAGCGACTGTCCTCCTGCGCGACAAGGCCGCGCCAACGTCTATGGTCCTCGTCATCCAGAACCGTGGTCATATCCTGAGCCAGGCTCAGTTCGGAAAACGCCTCCACCCCGAGAAGGCGCGGCGCGGCGGAAAGCACGGTCGGCACGAAGGCCGCTGCGGCGACGGCTGCAAGTTGCCGCAGGACTGCGACATCATCAACCGGCGCCATGCTGTCGAAGGCCGAGCGACGGGGCGGCTGATGGGCGATTTCATGATCCACGACCAGAAGGCCAAATGGCTGGCCGCCCGCATGACCGAATTCACCTTCGTAAACGAGCTTGAAAAACGCGGATTGATCGAATTCCAGGGCTCGCCCGAAGTCGCGCTCCAGTTCCTGCCACTTCATTGAGAAGATTCGAATGAGGATGTCTTCTGCCGGATCGCATGACGAGACGAGCCAGAGCAGGCCACGCCACGATCCCTCAAGCAGAAGAAATCGTGGGTGATGAAGAATGGCATCAATCTGCCGCGCGATCATGATATCGATCTGCGCAAGGTCACGATCTATCCGACCGCGCAGGGCCAGACCGAGCCGATTATCCTTGAATTTCCGGAAGTCCTCGAGCGCTTCCAGACCGAACCATGCAAGCAATGCTCCACGATCGTCTCTTAGAAACTGTTCGAATGCCTGGAAATCCCAGTCTGGCCCCGTATGCGCCCCGGCCAGCAAGCCTGCACGCAGCGATGACGTCCTTTCGCCATCGGATGCGTCCGGCTTGCTGAATTCCTGGGGTGCGACAGACGGCATCCCTGACGATCAGACCCGTTCCGGAATACGTGCCACCATACGCATGCTGGTCGTCAGTTCTTCCAGTTGCAGCCAGGGCCGCATGTAGGCGACGGCGTTGTAGGCGCCGGGGCGACCGGGAATTTCCGCGACTTCCACACGGGCTTCCCGGAGCGGGTAACGCGCCTTGCTTTCCGGACCGGCAAGATCGTTGGCGTTGACGTAGCGGCTGATCCAGTCGTTCAGCCAGCGCTCGCAATCGCCGACCTCCATGAACGAACCGATCTTGTCGCGTGCCATGACCTTCAGATAATGCGCGAACCGGCTGGTTGCCATGATATAGGGCAGACGAGCGGAGATCGCGGCATTGGCCGTCGCCTCCGGTCGATCGTAGACCTTCGGCTTCTGTGTCGTCTGTGCACCGAAGAAGACGGCGTAGTCCTCGTTCTTGTAGTGACAGATCGGCAGGAAACCCAGATTGGACAATTCGTTTTCACGACGGTCGGTGATGCCGATCTCGGTGGGGCATTTCGCGTCCATATCGCCATCGTCGGACTGGAAGATGTGCTGCGGCAGATCATCGATCCGACCACCGCCCTCCTTTCCGCGAATCATGGTGCAGAAACCGGTGCGGGCGAAGGCATCCGTCATGCGCGCGCCCATAACGTAGGCCGCATTCATCCAGCAGTACTCGTCATGATCGAGGGCCAGCGGCTTGCCATCATCGGCACGCGGAGCCTCCTCGTAGCGGAACTCGTCCACGGCCTTCACGCCTTCGCCATAAGGCAAACGGCTCAGCACGCGTGGCAGCGTCAGGGAAACGAAGCGGCTGTCCTCGCTATCGCGGAAGCCACGCCACTTCAGGAATTCAACCGTGTCGAAAGCCTTTGCGAGATCGCGGGGGCGGGAAAGCTCGGTCCAGTCCTCGAAACCGAACATGCCGGCACCTGCCGCCGACACGAACGGTGCGAAAGCCGCTGCCGAAACGTGGCTGATTTCGCGCAGCGTCTCGATATCTTCCGGCGCGTTCGTCCATTCATAATCGCCGATCAGCGCGCCGTAAGGTTCGCCACCGGGTGTCCCGAACTCGTTCTCGTAGATCTTGCGGAACAGCAGGGACTGGTCGAACTCGACAACGCGCGTCAGGTCGCGGTGCAGTTCACGCTTGCTGGCATTGACGACGCGGATTTTCAGGTTGCTGCTCGTCTCGCTGTTCATGACGAGGTAATGCAGGCCACGCCAGCTACCCTCCAGCTTGAGAAAGCGGGGGTCATGGATGATTGCATTGAGCTGCTTGGAAATCGCGGCGTCCAGCCCCTCGACCGCGCGTTCGATCGTGCGGGTCAGGTTGCGGTCGAAGGAGACGGTTCCTTTGCCGGCCTCCTCGACCAGGGTGCGCACCAGTTCGGCGGCCCGGTCCGGTTCGGTTTGCCGTGTGGCGGCAACGACCTGCGACAGGAGATTGGCACCGCTTTCCGTGGTGACGGCGCCCGGAGCCTGTTGGGGAGAATGAGCGGAATCGGACATGGAGGTCAGCCTTCCTTCCGGGACTGGAATTCGGCATTCAGCGCCGACAGTTCCTCATTATTCTTCAGGATGCGCTCGAGGAGTAGTTCGAGCTCTTCGGAGCGATCTGCCTTGCTCATGAGATCACGCAGGCGATTGCGCGTTTCAAGAAGCGCCTTGAGTGCGGGAACCTGATCGACGACGCGCTGGGGCTCGAAATCCTCAATGCTGTTGAAAGCCAGATCGACGGCCATCGTCTCGTCACCGCCCTTGAGCGTGTTGGCGACCTTGAGATTGAGGCCCGGCGACATGCGCTGCATGACCTCGTCGAAATTGTCCCGATCAATCTGGATGAAACGTCGTTCGGCGAAAGGACGCAGCGGCTTGGTCGGGTCGCCGGAGAAGTCGCCTACCACACCGACGACGAACGGCAATTCGCGAACGACCTCCGCCCCTTCGATCTCGACTTCGTAGGTTATATGGACTCGCGGCCGACGAACGCGGGCCAGTTTCTCATGGATGCTTGCACTCATGAATCGCTCCAATCGTTATTAAGGCCCGCCAGATTGGTCGGGCGGCGTTCCAGCCGAAGAACCGCGCTAGACATCGAGTTCCTGGATGCCCAGTCGGGTCAGGATTTCAATGCGCGATGAATCGTCCATCACCACTTCACGCAGAAGATCAGGGAGGGACAAACGCGCACGCCGGACGGCATTTTCCAGCGTGTAACTGAAAGGGGAATGTGGCTCCATCTCACGGAACTGTTGCGCGATATCCATGGCCGCGTCCAGCAGTTCGCTTCGCGTAGGACGCGCGTGCCGATGTGGGGCCGCGGCTTCGGCGGTGGTGCCCCCGACTGCCTCCGCGTCATGCAGGTCGCCTGGATCTTCCGTGACATCGTTTGCCGGCAACTCGTCGGGAACGACATAACGATGGGCGGCGGCGCGGATATCGCCAAGGATATTCGCGACGCGACCCATGGATGGCGCCTCAGCCGCAGGCACCGTATCCTGGCAGACTTCAAGGAATATATCGTTCAGTTTCTGCCAGGCGGCATAAGCCGCATCGGCATGCCGGGCGACGATCGCAAGATCCGCGTTCCCGGATCCACGCGCAGCGCTTTCCATCTGGTCGAGGGAAGGCAGACCGTCATGGACAACCGCGATATGCTCGCCCTGCGCACTGGAGGCCGCACGGGAACGGGCCCGTTCGTACTCCCAGAAAGCGATCGGACGACCGTCTTCGAGTTCGAACAGAATGGTCTTGCGAAGTGGTTGGATCAGCGATCCATCCCGATCCGACCCGCTAAGTCCTGAGACGGCGAATGTCCGCGCTTCGGGATCATCGGCTTCAAGGGCGGGATAAAGGCCCTGCGACCAGAAAGATTCTACCAGACGCGTCATGATCCGCGCGCCGAGTGACAGACCTGCCAATCCCCCACGGCGCGCCAGCGATTCCGCAAGAGCGCTGGCAATCTCGAGGTCCTTGGTCTCGGTCGTCAGCGCTTCGATCGCCAGCGCTTCGACAGTCCGCCATTCCTCCGGCATACCGATGGCACGTTCAGGATCATCATCTCCCGCACGTTCCTGCATGCGCGCGGCCGAACGGGCGTCCCGAAGTGCCGAATAGGTGGAATTGACGCCCGCGCCTGTCCGAAGGTCCCGGCCGCATGGCATTGCATCGCCAATGGGCGCGGCAATAGCGGCAAGAATGGTTTCCTCGTCAGGCAGAAGCATGTCTGTCGATCACACCTTTCCGCATCATGCCATCCCGCCCTTGCGCGACGCGCTGCGGAATGAAAAATGGTGAGAGACGCGAAGTGAGGCAACGACCGACTTCATGAACTCTCGATGACGTCAACTATGCGCAGCATCATTATAGGCGACAAGTCGAATGTCACGATGAAAAAGCTACAAATGAAACGTCAATGCGGTAGACGTGGGTCCATTTACTGCCGAGAATTTCCCACTACTTGCGCGACAGACCGCCGTGCCAATGCGCCGGTTTGCCGAAAGTGAACGGACGACGGGGTAAGCATGGCGGCGGTGATCGATCTTCAACGACTGGTCGGGCATCTGGACGATGTCTGTCGACGTGCACTCGAAGCGGCGGCAGGCGCGGCAATGTCCCGCACGCATTACACCGTCGATGTCGAGCATTGGCTGGCGCAGATCGTTCAGGACGCGCAATCCGATGTCGTGCAGATTCTTCGGCGCGAGGATATCGACCCTGGCCATGTTGCGGCGGGCCTCAATACGGTGCTCGACCGCTTCTCGACGGGCAACGGGCGTAGTCCGGCGCTTTCGCCGGAACTCGTCGGCATCCTGAAAGATGGCTGGCTGATCGCGACCGTTGATCGGTCCGACCGGGTTTTGAGATCGGGCCATGTTCTCTGCGCCTGTCTGGCGGACGAGGTCGTGGCATCCCGACTGCGCATCGCCTGTCCCGCCTTGCGAAAGCTGGCGAGCGAAATACTTGTCCGGGATTTTGCGAGGCTGACCGCGGATAGCGCCGAGGGCAGGTCCACCGAAGGTCACGCCCCGGCAGTCGACAGCGGCCCGGCAATCGGGAGCAACGCAGCACTGGACCGCTTCACGACCGATCTGGTCGGACTGGCAAGAGCCGGGCGGATCGACCCGATCCTGGGGCGGGATACGGAGATCCGGCAGGTGATCGATATCCTGACGCGTCGTCGACAGAACAATCCCATCCTGACGGGCGAGGCGGGCGTGGGCAAGACTGCGGTCGTCGAAGGTCTGGCGCTTCGGATTGCCGAGGGTGATGTGCCGGAGGCCTTGAAGGACGTCTCGATCCGGACGCTGGATCTCGGCCTTCTGCAAGCCGGCGCCGGTGTGAAGGGCGAATTCGAAAACCGCCTGCGGTCCGTCATCGACGATGTCCAGAAGTCCCCGACGCCGATCGTGCTGTTTATCGACGAGGCACACACGTTGATCGGTGCCGGCGGGCAGGCCGGGCAGGGCGACGCCGCCAATCTGCTCAAGCCGCCGCTGGCACGAGGGGAGCTGCGGGTGATCGCCGCGACCACGTGGGCCGAGTATAAGCGCTATTTCGAAAAGGACGCCGCACTGACGCGGCGTTTCCAGACCGTGAAGGTCGATGAGCCTTCGGAATCGACGGCTATCGATATGCTGCGCGGACTGATCGGCGTGCTGGAGAAACACCATAAGGTGCGTATTCTGGATGAAGCGATCGAGGCCTCCGTGCGTTTGTCGAAACGCTTCATCCCTGACCGGCAATTGCCG is a genomic window containing:
- the tssC gene encoding type VI secretion system contractile sheath large subunit, whose product is MPSVAPQEFSKPDASDGERTSSLRAGLLAGAHTGPDWDFQAFEQFLRDDRGALLAWFGLEALEDFRKFKDNRLGLALRGRIDRDLAQIDIMIARQIDAILHHPRFLLLEGSWRGLLWLVSSCDPAEDILIRIFSMKWQELERDFGRALEFDQSAFFKLVYEGEFGHAGGQPFGLLVVDHEIAHQPPRRSAFDSMAPVDDVAVLRQLAAVAAAAFVPTVLSAAPRLLGVEAFSELSLAQDMTTVLDDEDHRRWRGLVAQEDSRFLCLTLPHLRARPRWARDNNRLRHEEYAPDATDICWHTAGYAFARNVLRAQRTYRWPADVRGVTPGRQTGSFVADTVKDPFRFGARTRIARAPTELGFTDRQCQALIETGFMPLNTLPFGGAAFASTRSLQARPTAPRQPEPGHANRRISADIVSLLCVCRFAHHIKMLGRDMIGRLPTPGEIERELQDWLGRYTNASSLSSGESRARYPLLSSRVSVHAREGQPGHYGCVIHLQPHYQLDDISTTFRLVTNLASPDRAGGSTNHSSLEPTR
- the tssC gene encoding type VI secretion system contractile sheath large subunit; amino-acid sequence: MSDSAHSPQQAPGAVTTESGANLLSQVVAATRQTEPDRAAELVRTLVEEAGKGTVSFDRNLTRTIERAVEGLDAAISKQLNAIIHDPRFLKLEGSWRGLHYLVMNSETSSNLKIRVVNASKRELHRDLTRVVEFDQSLLFRKIYENEFGTPGGEPYGALIGDYEWTNAPEDIETLREISHVSAAAFAPFVSAAGAGMFGFEDWTELSRPRDLAKAFDTVEFLKWRGFRDSEDSRFVSLTLPRVLSRLPYGEGVKAVDEFRYEEAPRADDGKPLALDHDEYCWMNAAYVMGARMTDAFARTGFCTMIRGKEGGGRIDDLPQHIFQSDDGDMDAKCPTEIGITDRRENELSNLGFLPICHYKNEDYAVFFGAQTTQKPKVYDRPEATANAAISARLPYIMATSRFAHYLKVMARDKIGSFMEVGDCERWLNDWISRYVNANDLAGPESKARYPLREARVEVAEIPGRPGAYNAVAYMRPWLQLEELTTSMRMVARIPERV
- the tssB gene encoding type VI secretion system contractile sheath small subunit produces the protein MSASIHEKLARVRRPRVHITYEVEIEGAEVVRELPFVVGVVGDFSGDPTKPLRPFAERRFIQIDRDNFDEVMQRMSPGLNLKVANTLKGGDETMAVDLAFNSIEDFEPQRVVDQVPALKALLETRNRLRDLMSKADRSEELELLLERILKNNEELSALNAEFQSRKEG
- the tssA gene encoding type VI secretion system protein TssA, which encodes MLLPDEETILAAIAAPIGDAMPCGRDLRTGAGVNSTYSALRDARSAARMQERAGDDDPERAIGMPEEWRTVEALAIEALTTETKDLEIASALAESLARRGGLAGLSLGARIMTRLVESFWSQGLYPALEADDPEARTFAVSGLSGSDRDGSLIQPLRKTILFELEDGRPIAFWEYERARSRAASSAQGEHIAVVHDGLPSLDQMESAARGSGNADLAIVARHADAAYAAWQKLNDIFLEVCQDTVPAAEAPSMGRVANILGDIRAAAHRYVVPDELPANDVTEDPGDLHDAEAVGGTTAEAAAPHRHARPTRSELLDAAMDIAQQFREMEPHSPFSYTLENAVRRARLSLPDLLREVVMDDSSRIEILTRLGIQELDV